GCCAGTCCACAAGCCGGCACGCGGTCGATGTTGCCGAACGGCATGCCGATGGGACCGCGGACGCGCAGCAACTGACGTCCGCCCGCAGGGGAGCGGCCCGGGCCGCCAATTGGAGCGAGGAGAACGAGGGCGAGTCCTTGTATCACGCGGCCATGTCGGTGAAATTCCTGCTCGGCCCGACCTCCCGGTCGCCGGACGGCCCGATGGATGGCCTGATGTGGGCGCTGGATGCCGCCGCCCATGCGGTCGACGTCGAGCTGCTGAGTGACCAGAAGGATGTGGGGGGCGCTCTTGCACTGCGTCTTCGGGAACCCGTTCCGCTCCGTGACGTTCTCCCCTTCGTGGCGCACTCCCACGGGGGGCGCGCTCGCGTCCCAGATGTACGAGTCCCGTGACTTCTCCGCGATGCCGATCTTGGCCGACGCGCTCCAGGACGCCGGGTGCGATAGCGCTGACGTGCTCGATCACTGCCGCGGACCGGGGCCGCACGTGCGCGGGTGCCGGGTCGTCGACCTGGTGCCCGGGAAGGAGTAGCGGGAGTCACCGCCGGCCCCGGATTTCTAGCAGAATCGCAAACCGTATGAGTTCCGCGACGCTCGTGACCCGGAGCTTGCGCATGACCTTGGCCCGGTGGAACTCGATGTTCTTCTCACTCACCTGAAGTTCGCTGGCAATATTCTTGTTTGCTTTGCCGACCGCGATCCGATCGAGTATCGCGCGCTCGCGCGGGCTGAGTGTGCCCAGCGCCTCCAATGCCGCGCTTCGTTGCGCGTGCTCGTTCCGGCGCTTCGCGTCGCGGCTCAATGCTTCCTGAACCGCGTCCAATAAGTCCTGCGCGCCGAAGGGCTTCTCGAGCACGTGGACGGCGCCCGCGCGCATGGCCCGGACCGTCGTAGTCACGTCGCCGTACCCGGTTACCAAGATGGCCGGTAGAGCTACTTCCCGCGCGCCCAAGCGGTCCAAAACGGCGAGCCCGCTGAGCCCGGGCATCCGCAGATCCAAGACGACGCACCCCGGACGTTCGGCCCCCACTTCTTGTAGGAATCGGTCCCCGCTCTCGAACTCCTGCACGGGCAGATTTACGGACCCGAGTAGCAGGGACACGGAGGTCCGGAACTCGGGGTCGTCGTCCACAATGAAGACCGTGAAAGGGATCAAGTCACGAACCTCGCGCGCCTGGACCCATTGCTCCGTTGCAGCGGGGCAAACCGCAGTTGCGTATCGAGAGCAAGGCAACGAGAGAGAACCGGCGCCTTGACGTGGATTGAGGGAACGACCCCACATTGTGGAGCGCTTCATTTCAATCAAAAACAAGTACCGCGGCCATTTCGATCGGTATCGAACTGATTCCCAAGTTCTGAGCCGGGAGCGTCTTACCGTCGTTCTCAAACAGTGCCGGTTCTGCTGCCTTTTGCGACCGCTCCAGTCGACATGGTTTCCACCCGACGACCGGGCACAAGCGGGGACTCGGCCGACGTCACTTCCGAAGCAACGAAATTGGCCGCGCGCGCTGGGGCGTGGACGCGCCCAGGCACGAGTGCGCCGCGAGAGTAACATCAACCGCGAGAGAGTAACGTCTGTGCGGACAGCTTCGAGAGGTGAGCAATCGGGTCAGCGAAAGAAATGCAGACACCATTACTCATGATAATCGTTTGAATATCATTCGCGAGGAGTACCTTCTCACATAGCACCCGCTTGCCGGATCCAAGGGTCAACAAGCACGGAACACCAACCTTTCGGAGTTGGTCGCGCAGTTCAAACGGATTCACAGGGCGCCTCAATTTGGGGCAAGGCAACTTGAGGCCAGGAAATATGAGAAATACGTGAGAATCGATTTGATGTCAACACGAGGCTCGAAGTTTTCAGTTGATTCTGTCGAAACGGTGATGAACGAGAGCGTGTCTCGCGAGTGAATCACTTCGCTGTCCCCTCACACCTGTAGTTTGAATGCCCGAACCCTCGTGGCCGGGCCACCACATCCCGGCGGCTGTGGTCGGACGCAGCTTTTGTCACGTGCGACGGGCGCGCCGGAACAGCCCGAAGGCCGACAACCCGATACCGGCCAGAACCAGTGTGTTGGGTTCGGGCACACCCGGTGGCGCGGGGACGGGAATCCGCGTCTCGGTGACGTTCGTATCGGGCTTGCGGTCCTTGGCACGGGTGTTGTGGCCGACGAACACCCCCTCCTCACTGGACCCGGACAGCGACGTGGCCCAGAACTCCCCCAATTGGACCCGGCCAGCAGGGATCACTGGCCCGGTGTACGTCCAAACGAGGTTCGCGACGCTGGAATCATCGGGAATGTTAATGTATGACAGTGCCGGACCGGACATGGGCGTCGAAAGCGTCCAGCCGGCCGGCGCACCCGTGGCGCCCGGAACGAGTCCGTTGAAGTCGTAGATGGTGAAGTAGTTGCCGGCCTGGAGCGCGGCCCCGCTGGGCAGGGTGACGGAATAGGTCCAGCGGAAGTGGTTCTGCTCCGGAGTGACGGTCACGGCTAACGGGAGCAGCCCCGCGCGGGCGAGGGGAGCGGTGAATGCCGCGGAAATGACCAACGCGAACCCGAGCGCCAGAGGGCGAGGGAGCAACATACAGTGTCTCTACTTGGGGTGAAGGTGACGAGTGTAGGCGCCAGCGCGAGTGCAAGTCAACCGCAACTTTGCGCGCCCCGGGTGCGAGCGGAAGTGCTAACCGGCCGCACGATCAGCCGCCCCGAAACGCCGATCGTTTTGCCCACCGCGTCACGGGTTTTCCCCTTACTCGAAGGCTCCGGAATTAATTCCGGAGCCTTCGAGTCGCCTCTTCGTGAAGATCCAGACGCCCGCCCGCCTCGTGCGGCCGCAGCCTTCATTCGCGCCGCTGCTTCGGCCTTTAACTTCTCGGTGAGCTTCGTTGCGCGTGAGCCCACCATCGCCATCTGCGACTTCGTGAGTTGGCGCCGCTCCTTGTTGAGCTCGGGGGCGGCTTTGTTCAAGACACGGGAAGCACAGTCGATGGTTCGAGACCCAACCCCGGCGAGTTCCGCAATTTGATCGCGAACTTGACCGCTCGAAGCGGTAAGGCAAATTTGCCTTACCCTTCGAGCCTTCGCGCGGGCTGATCCCGAGCGATTTACCTCCTCGCGCGCCTGATTCGCGTAATCGCTTTTTTGCTTCTTCGATAAGCCTTTCACGCAGGCCCTTCGCGCGCACCACGGCCAACGCCCGCTGGCTCGTGGAGAGGTCACGCCTGTTCTGCTTCGACATCACGTAGGCGATCGGGCCACCTCCAGTTGTGGGCTTCATGCCCACAACTGAGCGTGCGTGGGCATGAAGCCCACATACGGTGTCGGGCGGCCGATCATCTCCAAAGTCTGCGATTTCCCGTCTTCCGCAACTGTGGGCTTCTTGCCCACCGTTGCCCGCGCCTCGTTTATCCGCTTCCGTATTCGCCGTTCCGGGTTCCGTCGCTGCCCGGAAACTCCACCGGGTACGTGCGATGGTAGAGCTTCGCCCCAATCCATGAGTAACCGGACTATGAACCCGATTCCCGACCTCGAACACCTGGCGACCATCCCCACGGGCGAACGCCCGCCCCCCGAAGCGTGTTCGCCCGGCGACCTCGCCGACGAAATGGAAGGGATCGAGTACTGCGTGCTCGAGGAAACCACCGAACGGGTTCCTTATCCCGACCCCCTGATGATCGAGTGGCTGACCGCGCCCATCGTGCGACTCGGCACCGCACCCACCCGAACAACTGTGGCGCACTGATCCCGGCCCTCGCCCGGCGGGTAGCGTCGGCCCTGGAACCCTCCTTCGCGAGGGTTCAGAATGGCGATCGGCGACCTGCCCCAACTCGGGATCGTGTCCTACGCGGGTTACATATTCAACGAGACCACGGACACGACCTTGTACCGCGTGTCCCCGCGGTACGACGCGGCCCGGCGCACGGTCACGGCGTGCGAGTTCTCGATCGGGCTCAAGTAGACGATCGCGAACAACGGGGGCACCACGGCCGAGGTGCGCGATATGATCGCGCGCCTGACCAAGTCCGGTGAGGAACTGCGGTACGAGGGGCGCGGGTTCGGGAACGAGGCCGTCAACCGCGGGGTCGTGCGCGACGTGGACTGGGGACCGCACCCGGGCGACGTGGTGCTGAAACCCGTGGGCGCCGGGCGCGCGGTCGAGGCCGAATGGCAAGTCACGTTCACAATCCCCACGTGCCACGACGCGGCGTTCAC
The Gemmata palustris DNA segment above includes these coding regions:
- a CDS encoding response regulator transcription factor; the encoded protein is MIPFTVFIVDDDPEFRTSVSLLLGSVNLPVQEFESGDRFLQEVGAERPGCVVLDLRMPGLSGLAVLDRLGAREVALPAILVTGYGDVTTTVRAMRAGAVHVLEKPFGAQDLLDAVQEALSRDAKRRNEHAQRSAALEALGTLSPRERAILDRIAVGKANKNIASELQVSEKNIEFHRAKVMRKLRVTSVAELIRFAILLEIRGRR
- a CDS encoding PEP-CTERM sorting domain-containing protein, with amino-acid sequence MLLPRPLALGFALVISAAFTAPLARAGLLPLAVTVTPEQNHFRWTYSVTLPSGAALQAGNYFTIYDFNGLVPGATGAPAGWTLSTPMSGPALSYINIPDDSSVANLVWTYTGPVIPAGRVQLGEFWATSLSGSSEEGVFVGHNTRAKDRKPDTNVTETRIPVPAPPGVPEPNTLVLAGIGLSAFGLFRRARRT